The genomic DNA GCGATACATCTTTCAGAAGTGCCAGGATGATCATCGCAGACTATATCAACGTCAAACAGCTTAAGATCACGAACCGACTCTGGATCGCTCTGCCGCTATTCGTCGTTTCCATCGCACTGACCCAGATCGATTTTAATATCTTATGGAGATATTTCTCTTGGGCCAACCAATCGACAGCCATGATTGCCCTTTGGGTCGGAGCTATGTACCTCGGTTTGCAGAGAAAGCCGCACTGGGTCGCGACGCTACCTGCGATCTTCATGACCATGGTGACCTTCACCTATATCCTGAATGCCCCGATCGGATTCGGTCTTTCCATGAACCTTTCTTATCTGGGAGCCGGGCTCATCACGACAGCAGCCATTGTCGCTTTCGCCTACACGTTAAGAAAGCGGCTGGCCGGCGGAACGGAAATTGAAGTGGATGAAAAGGTTCCTGCTGCATCGTAACATCAAAAAAATGAAAGGCATCTGCTGAGTCACGGACTCAGTGGGTGCCTCTTTTTTATCAGCGTTCCATAAGAAAGAGGTCTTTTGTTTAGAGACGACAAGACATTTTAGCAGATAAAAAATTTTTCAGTCAGAAAACACCGCCACTGTAAGGTTTTTAGAAAATGTAGAAAAATCGGTGCGTTTTCGAATGTTTATCTTTCCAAAATGATGGTAAATAAGCAAATATATCACACACTGAGAAGGGAGGAAATTGAAATTATGTAATTATTTTCATTGGTGGTGCAAGTCGTTGAATCTTCGGTAAAAGAAAGCAATTAGATGGATTTTACCTTTAGAACAACCTGGAAAACATGAACCTGAAAAAATCGGGAAAAGTCGGAAAATCACATGACACAACATTATTTCTTACAACAAAACCAAGGATTGAAACCGAATACAAAACCTGATCCATAAAAAAACATCACAACTAAAAGGAGAGATTTTCCCATGGCAAACAACAATAACAGCAATAATAACAACACTAATAGTGGCAACAACAGCGGCAACAATAACAGCAACAACCAGAATGTAAATAGCAACAACCAAAACAACAATCATAAGATGAGCTACGAAGAAGCTGGGCGCAAAGGTGGGGAAGCTACTTCAAACAATCACGGCAAGGAATTCTACCAGGAGATCGGAGAAAAAGGCGGACAGGCCACATCCGATAATCATGATAAAGAATTCTACCAGGAGATTGGTGCAAAGGGCGGCAATAGCTCAAACGGTTCAAATCAATCGAATAACTGATCAACAAAAAGGGACCTCTTGAAACAAGAAGGGTCCCTTTTTTAGACGGAAAAATTACCAACGGTTGAGTGAGGAGGGATGGACATACTAAGTATGTTTCACCATTCTTTTCATCAGGGAGTGAGGAACTTGAGTAAGAAGTCCAAAAAAGACGGTGGCACCAAGCAGAATCAAAATCAAAAGCCGAAAAACAAAACATCCGGCTCGGCCAATGGTCAAAACGGATACCATTAGAGCGGAACATAAAAGGGGCCTTTTAAGGGCCCCGTTTCTCATGAAGGCTCCTTATGAAGAAATACCAGGTGCCAATTATGAACCCCGTGTATTATAATGGAGTCATCCCGAATCAAAAGGAGATTCCATTATGACAAATCAGGATTCGTCTAAAGAGCCGAAGAAGATCAGCCTTCAAGAGGCCATGAAGCAGCAGCTCGCCAAGAAGAAAGAAGCCCAAGCAGGTGGAAAGCAAGCCAAGAACGGTCTTGCTTCGAACCAGCGTATGCAGAGTCAACAAACGAAAAAGCCAAGCAATACCCGACGGAAAATGGGTAGCTAATCATCAAATCGACAGTGTCCTCGTGGCCTGTCTTTTTTTATGCGCTTATGCCGTTCATGCTTGAATTAGAATGAGAATCCGGGTCGATAATCAGTCGATTCCCTTCGCTAGTGAACCTGCCTTTTTTCCTTCGATTTTGCTGAAGGCCCTAAGTCCAGTCCACATGCCCAAATAAGCAAGGACGCTCACCGAACAGAGGGGGATCAAACCAGGAAGGAGGGACACGGCACCGTACACGGCTATCCAGCCGGCAATCATCATGACCACTTCTACCGGGGACGTCAGAGCGATCAGGAGTGCCTGCTTGATCACGGAGAAAAAACGCAACCGGAAGTGGACGTACACCGGGAAGAAGAAAAGGACCGCCAAGATGAAGCTTAATGAAATGAAAAGCAAAACGGGTACAAGGAAGGTCAGTTTTCCGCTGTTCATTTGGATGAAGAGGATATCATAATAAAGGATATATCCGATAAGCGCAAAGACAATCATGAAGCCATTAGCCCTCACAAATTCACTTCGAAAGCTTTCCCAAAATACCTTGAACATGGGGAATTCCTCATCTCCCATCAATCGTTTCCTGGCAACGGTGTGTACAGCAGCGGTAGCCGGGAAGAACCCGAAAATCCCCAGACCGGCCACTGTGAAAACCACCCACAACAGATTCAGATAAGCAAGATGAATCACCTTCCATACGAGGTTATTAAAACGTTCCCATCCACCCATTCAGTCCCCTCCCTTTCTTCACTGTCTTATTACTCCACCATTCCTAATGTGGTTATAAAGACAGTGTAACCCCTTTCTAAAGCGCTTTAAATGGTGTTTTATTTAAAGACCTTTAAGAGACTTGTCTCTAAATGGAAAACAAATTAGACTTGATTTAAAGGTTTTGAATTTTTAAACAATTACGGTCGGGAAGGAGAGAATTCTGGGGGTCGATGAAATTTTGCCACAAAATGATAGCGCTTCAAAAATGATGTTGAACTGTACTGCCTGCATCGCATTAAATTTCGAAAAGGGGAAATCGGATGAAGAAAAAATGGTCATTTTTCTTAGTGCTTTTGATGACATTCAGTCTTCTGGCAGCCTGTAGCTCCAGCGGAGAGAAGTCGGGTGGGAAATCCGACGGGAAAATCTCCGGTGAGATCACGGTGTGGGTCCACCCGTATACGGGTGATGCCGATGCGGAGAAAAAAATGTGGGATCAGATCGTGGAAACGTATAAAGAAAAATTCGATGTCGATGTGAAAATCGAAACGATTCCATGGGCCAATCGTGATCAGAAGATCCTGACGGCACTCGCTGCCAACAATGGACCGGATGTGTTTTATGCCATTCCGGATCAGATGCCGCAATATGCGAATGAAGGAATGCTCATGGAGCTTGATCCGTACTTGAAGGATAACGATATGGATGACTTTGTCGACACGTCCCTTGTTGCGACTAAATGGCAGGGCAAGACTTACGGTCTGCCGATCCTGCAGGAAGCTTACACGTATTTCTACAATGTCGATGTGATCAAAGATATCGGGGAAGACCCAGAAAAGCTACCGACAACATGGGATGAGTTCTCCAAATGGGCGGAAAAAGCCAAGGACAAAGGCTATTATGCCCTGAGTTATCCAGGCGGAGGTTCCATGAATGGCACGCTCTACCCGTTCATCTGGCAGGCAGGTGGAGAAGTGATCACCCAAGATGATGAAGTGAAAATCAATAACGATGCGGGAGTCAAGGCATTCGAGTACATCAATACGATGTACGAAAAGGGATGGATCCCGAAAGATTCCGTCACCGCAATGGAGCATGATGCCTTGTGGAACGGTGGAAAACTGCTGGCCGTCCAAGGCTCTGGTATATCCCTGACCAATCTGAAGAAGAGTGATATGGCCTTTGTCATCGCACCACCCTTGAAGGATGAGAAACAGATGACGTATGGAACAACAGGCATGTTCGTTGTCCCATCCAACAGTGACAATAAGGAAGCGGCTGCCGAATTTGTCAAAGTGGTCACGAATGCTGAAAATCAGCGCACGTTCAACACCGTTACCCAGTATATCCCGGCGCGTGAATCAGCGAAGGATATCTTCGATGATCAGGAACACCTGAAGCAACTTTCGGAGTATACGCAATATGCACTACCAGGGACGATTCATCCGATCGGACGCAACATCATGCCTGCCATCCAGGCTGAGGTGCAAACGATGATGTCAGGCAAGAAGACACCAAAAGAAGCGGCTGATGCGGCAGCAGAGGCAATCAAGACCGAGCTTTCCAAGCAATAAGGACAATTGGCAGGGAGTATGGATCTTTCACAAGATTGATACTCTCTGTTCTTGATTCCAATACCAATCTACATAGAAAAAGGGTGATGACACTGATTGAACCAAAGACCAATTCGGAAAGCTTCATTGCTGTCCCGCAGAAGAGATCTTTCGGGGCAAGGGTGAAGCGTGAGTGGAATAAAAACGCCATTGTGTATGTGTTCCTCATTCCCGTCCTCATCCACTTCTTTATCTTTCAGATCTTCCCGTTTGCCTTCAGCTTTGTCCTTACTTTCCTTGACTGGAAAATCATCGGGGACCCTGAGTTCGTAGGATTGAAAAACTGGCAGCGGTTCCTTGAGGATAAGCTTGCCTGGAAGGCGATCTGGAACACGGTATTATTCTCCATCTATTATATCATCCCGACCATGGCCCTCGGACTGATCCTTGCCTTGATCATCAACTCCGGAGTGCGGATGAAGGCACTGTTCAAGGGGATCTTTTTCCTGCCAGTCGTCACATCATTCGTCATCATTGCAGGAATCTGGGGATGGCTGTTCAGGGGTACCGAATCGGGAATGATCAATTATCTCCTCAGTTTCATCGGAGTGGATACCCAACTGTTTCTGGCCGATTCAAGTCAGGCCCTCCTTGTCCTTGCCGGCCTCAGTGTATTCAAGGTCGCTGGCAGTACAATGATTTATTATTTTGCCGGACTTCAGTCGGTTGATAAGCAGTTATACGAGTCGGCCAGGATCGACGGGGCGTCACCTATGAGGATCTTCTGGTCCATCACGTTCCCCTTATTGAAACCGATCCATTTTTACGTCGCCATCGTCACGACAATCGGGTCGTTCCAGATTTTCGATTCCACCTTCCTCCTGACGGGCGGTGGTCCGAATTATGCGACCACGACCATCGTATTCTATCTCTACCAGCAGGGATTCGGCGGCCTGAATTTGAGTTATGCAGCCGTTCTATCTTACGTACTATTCTTCATCATTTTGTTCATTTCCCTCATTCAGCGCAGGTATATGGGCAAGGAGACGAAGTACTATTGATGACTATGATAACGAATTGGGGAGTGACTGATGGGGAAATTCATTAAGTATCTGGCTTTGATCCTTCTTGCTGGCTGTTTCCTGCTGCCGTTCATCATCATGACGCTCGGGTCATTCAAGGAGATGCAGTTTGCCTTGTTGGACCCGCTATTCTGGATCCCGGATGATCCGACGATCAGCAATTACAAGTATTTGATGGGGAGCGGGATGTTCCTCAGATGGATTTTCAACTCCGTGGTGATCACGATCATCCCGGTATTCACGCAGATGTTCTTCTGCGCCATCCTGGGTTATATCTTTGCGAAAAAGCAATTCCCTGGGCGTGAGGTGATCTTCTGGGTCTTCATGGCCGTCATCATGATCCCGCAGCAGCTTCTGATCATTCCGAAGTACATCATGTTCGCCGACTTTGGATGGATCAACACGTACTGGGCACTGATCATCCCTGAATTATGGGGGATCATGGGCGTATTCCTTGTGAGGCAGTTCCTGCAAAGCATCCCGAATGATCTCGAAGAAGCGGCGCGGATCGACGGAGCGAACGATCTGAAGGTGTTCTTCAAAGTGATCCTTCCATTATCCGTGCCCGTCATCGCAACGGTCGGGACCTTTTCCTTCATATCCAACTGGAATGACCTCTTCCAGCCATTGATCTACATGACGCAGGAGGAGATGTTTCCGGTGACGGTCGGGCTCGCCTCGATTCTCGGAAAGGAGGGGAACTTCGGTATAGAGATGGCAGGTTCGACCCTTTCATTCATCCCGACGTTCCTCATCTTCCTGTTCTTCCAGCGATACTTCACTGAAGGCATCCAGATGTCGGGATTGAAGTAGGGGTGAAGGGATGAGAGACCTACAGTTTGGGATGCTCGGAGTGGACACCTCCCACGGCCCTGCTTTTGCGTCGCTTTTGAATGGTTCTAACGGAAGGGGGGAAATCCAAGGTGCAAAAATGGTGACGGCTTTTCCTGAACCTTCAGCCCTTTCGATCAGCATGGAGCGGGTGGGCCAATTCACGGAGGAGGTCCGCTCTTACGGGGTGAAAGTCACAAAGACCATCGAAGAGATGGTGGAAGGGGTGGATGCGGTCCTGATTTTGTCCGCAGACGGAGCCTGCCACCTGGATCAGTTGAAGCGGCTCGTACCATGGGGAAAACCGGTTTTTATCGATAAACCCTTTGCCCTCACCGGTGTCGACGCAGAGGAGATGAAAGAGCTTGCCCGCAGCCTCCCTGTGATGAGTTCTTCGGCCCTTCGATTTGCAGAAGGACTGACCGTGGCTCTTGGAAAAGGAGCGGTATGCGGGGCGTCGGTCTTCGGGCCGGTGGATTTTTTAAAGGAGCGACCCGGGTTTTCGTGGTATGGCATTCACATGGTTGAGATGCTCTTTAGGGCATTAGGTACGGGGGTGAGGTCTGTACGGGCAGAGTGCGATGGGAAGGACTACATGCTGAAGGGAATATGGAAGGATGGGAGGATCGGAAAGATGAGGGGGATCGGAGAAGGTGATGCTTCATTCGGTGGGACGATCCATTACAAGGATCACTCGGAGCGGTTTGTGATCCGTAGCCATCACACCCCCTTTTACACGAGTCTGTTGGAGGCGATCATACGCTTCGTCCATGAGGGGAGGGCAGAACCGCCGCTGGATGAGACGGTGGCTATCATCCGATTCCTTGAGGCACTGGATGTGAGCCTCAAGGAGGATCGGGTGGTGATGCTCTAACTGGTCGGCAATTCTTTTCCCGACTCATCAAGGATGAAGCTCAGTCGGTAGATCCGCCGCGGCCGCCCTTTATGGGTCAATTTTTCTTCTCCGACAATGTCCACGAGCTCCACATCCATCCATTTCAAGAGGATGCGGTGTGCACTGCGAACCGTGATATTCAGCGTGGAGGCTAGCTCCTGGGCCGTATAATCAATGATTCCGTATCGTGCGACGCGTGCCATGAGCTTCGTCATATAGGCGGCGGACATCCCTGCTTTTTCAGCCTTTTCCAGCAGTTCCGCATCGGTGATGGCGAGGTCATAGCGCTCGTAGTGCATATTCGACGTAATGTCGACGGGGCCGAGGACGCTCCGGTTTTCCCGGACGATATAGCATACATCCCCGCCGGAATCCTTTGCTTGACGGAGTGCAAGGCGGGCGTGGCTTCCGGCTTCGGCAGCCGTTGTCCCGAACCCGACCCCGATGCTCAGGGTGATGCCCATGGCCTGATTTGTATCCTGCAGGAGGGGGATGAATTTATAGCCCCGCGTTTCCCGTTCGAAGATCCCCCTGGTCGTGATGAAGGAATATTCTTCGCCGCCAAGGGCGATCAGATGGCCATCAAGCTGCTTGATGTAGTCCAGGAGCATCTGCTGAATGTTGAGCTTTAGGATCTGTATATCGTGTTCGGACTGATACTTCTCGGCGACCCTTTTGAAATCATCGATGTTGATGAGTCCGAAGACGATCTGGGCCTCCTTATTCCGCCTTGTTTCGGTGGCAAGGAGTGCCCTCTCGAGGGATACGATCATGTCCTGATGGGTGGGAGTGACCCACTGGCATGGAACATGGATTGCTTGAAGGCGCCTGGACACCTCTTCGATGCCGGTAAGCCCGACGGATCCATCGCGGTGGAAGTTATCGGCATGGAACGTCACGATGTCGTCAATCAGGGGAGTGTTTTTCTCAAAGGAAGGAAAAACATGGAGCTCATAGTCTTTGACGGACAGTTCGCCGAGGATCTTCTTCACATATTTCTGCTCGACGGTATCGACTGACAGATGGGTGAGACCAAATTGATTCTTGATGAGGAATAGAGAACGATAGAGGCCTGTACCCATCAGGGGGACGTGGTGGACGGGGATCGGAAAATCGATGAACGGCTTGGCAAGTTTGTACAGGTGGTAGTCGGTGAACATGAGGACATCGACTTCGTACATAAGCCCACGGGCAACCTCGCTGATCATGCTTCCGGGACCCATGATGCCGAAATGCGGTTTGAAGTTCGGAAAGGACTTCAGCGTGTCCTTCGTTTGGTCAACAAGGGCTTCGGGGCAGATGATCCCGATATTGATTTCAGAATTATTGGTTCCTCTCTTGGAATCCATAGGATGGCCTCCTTTTCATTTGTTAACAGACATGTCTTTATATTCACATGATAATTTCAATTAACAGAATTGTCAAAATAAATATTTATGAGGATTATGAAGGAGGGAAGTTAAAGACCATTTAAAGACTTGTCTTTTAATAAAGTAGTTTTTAAGATGAAGGGGAGTTATTATCAGAAAATTATAACAAAGGAGTGGGCGGATAAATGAAGACAATAGAGGAGTTAGAGGCGTTTTTAACCATACCATCGGATGGACTGGTAAAGGATATAGCAGGCCTGGAGGGTGACATCATGATAGCAGGAGTAGGCGGGAAGATGGGGCCGACACTTGCCAAGCTTGTGAAAAAGGCGGTGGATCGTTCCGGGGTGGAGAAGGTTGTCTACGGTGTATCCCGCTTCTCCGCAGGAAGCCTGCGGCAGGAACTTGAAGATGCCGGCATCAAAACGATCGTGGCTGATCTTTTGAATGAGGCTGACCTGGAGTCCCTCCCCGATGTGAAGAACATCATCTTCATGGCAGGCAATAAATTCGGGACCGTCGGCAATGAACACTTTACATGGGCCATGAACACCTATCTGCCAGGCCGATTCGCCGAAAGGTTCCCTGATTCCCGGATCGTTGCCTTTTCGACGGGCAATGTCTACCCCTTCATCGATGTCATCTCCTCCCATTGCTCAGAGCATCATCCGGTGAATCCTGTTGGGGAGTATGCCCAGTCTTGCCTGGGGAGGGAACGTGTGCTCACATATTTTGCCCATAAGAATCAAACGGAGATGCTCTTTTTTCGCTTGAATTATGCCATCGACCTTCGTTACGGTGTGCTGCTTGAGGTGGCGAGGCAGGTGCAGGAAGGACGTCCGATCGACCTGACGATGGGAAATGTGAATGTCATCTGGCAGGGCGACGCGAATGAATATGCCATCCGCTCCCTCCTTCATGTCGATTCGCCTCCGAAGATCCTGAACGTCACCGGACCGGAGACCATTTCCGTCAGGTGGCTCGCCGGTGAGTTCGGCCGCCGCTTCGGGAAGGAGCCGGTATTCATCGGGGAGGAGCAAAAGACGGCCCTCCTCAATGATGCTTCCCAGGCGCATAAGCTGTTCGGCTACCCGAAGGTCACGATTCAGCAGATGATCGATATGACGGCGGACTGGGTGCTGGGAGGCGGTCATACGTACGATAAGCCGACCCACTTCCAGGAACGTCAGGGGGCATTTTGAACATGAAAGAAGCAGCAAGGAAAGCCCTCCGCGAAGGAGCCTTCATCCCGGCTCATCCCCTTGCCCTCCAGGAAGACCGTACGCTGGATGAAGCGGGGCAGCGGGCCCTCACGCGTTACTACATCGAAGCCGGGGTCGGAGGGATTGCAGTCGGCGTGCACACGACACAGTTCGAGATCAGGGATCGGCAGTTCAATCTATATGAGAGGGTCCTTCAGCTCGCCATTGAAGAATGTGAAGCGGCGAAGGTGCAGGATTCCTTCATCAGGATAGCCGGGGTGTGCGGGCCGGTGGAACAAGCGCTCCATGAGGCGACCGTGGCGAAGAAACTGGGGTATGATCTGGTCCTCCTCAGCATGGGTGGCCTTGGGCACCTCTCTGAAAAACAGCTCCTTGAACGGACCGAAAAAATTGCTTCTGTCATACCGGTCTTCGGCTTCTATTTACAGCCAGCTGTAGGTGGAAGGATCCTTTCCTATGGCTTCTGGGAAAAGTTCTCGGAGATACCGGGCGTATATGCCATCAAGATCGCTCCCTTCGATCGCTATCTGACGCTTGATGTGGTGAGGGCCGTTGTCCACTCGACCAGAAGCGAGGACATCGCCCTCTACACGGGGAATGATGACAATATCGTGATGGATCTTCTGACGCCATTCCGTTTCGACGTCAACGGAACCGTCGTTGAGAAGCAAATTGTCGGCGGTCTTCTCGGTCACTGGTCCGTCTGGACGGAAAGGGCAGTGGCTATGTTTAGGGAGATCAAGGAAGCAAGGGGAACGGGTGTGATCCCGGTACATTTCCTCCCCTTGTCCCAGGAGGTGACGGATGCGAATGGGGCGTTTTTCGATGCCAGGAACGGTTTCAAGGGAAGCATTGCCGGTATCAATCAGGTGCTGGCTGCTCAGGGGATCCTGAAGGGACGTTGGTGCCTGATGGAGCATGAGGAACTGAGTCCGGGGCAATTGGATGAGATCGATCGTGTCACCAGAATGTATCCCCACTTGAAGGATGATGCCTTTGTTCAGGCGAATGTAGAGAGATGGAGGCAGATACCATAAGGAGGATCAAGATGAACAAGATTGTTGCGAACAGAGGAAAAGTAGAGATCGCCCCTCATCATACTGGGGAGCTCCATTCTTCCCATCTTAAAATCAGGACGTTGTATTCGGTGATTTCCCCAGGAACGGAGCTTACCATCATCGAAAACAGCCACCATCAAAGCATCACGCTTGGATACAGCGCAATGGGTGTCATTGAAGAATTGGGGGCTGACGTCAAAGGATTTGTCATCGGGGAGCGGGTCGCGGTGTACGGTGCCCCGTATGTACAACATGCCGAAATTCTTCATGTCCCGAAGACGCTTTGTGTGAAGGTGCCGGAAAGAGTGGAATCAAAGGAAGCGGCATTAGGTGGAATCGGGGCCATCGCCATCCATGCCCTTCGCATTGCGGATCTGAGATTCGGGGAAACCTGTGTGATCGTGGGACTCGGGCTCCTCGGTCAGATGATCGCCCAGATTGCCGATGCAGCTGGATATAGGGTGGTCGCTTGTGATCTTCATGATGAGAGGGCGGCTATGACGCGAAGGTCCTCCAGGGTGAGGGCTGTTTCATCCCTGGGAGCCCTGGAGGAGGAAATCTCCTCTTGTACCGATGGACATGGAGCAGACGCCGTCCTTCTCTGTGCAGGAGGGAAGAAATCTTCCCTCACCTCTCAAAGCCTTGAGTGGATCCGGAATAAGGGGAAGGTGGTCATCGTAGGAGACATCGAGCCTGATTTCCCCCGCCACCCGATGTTCAGTAAGGAAGCGCAGCTCCTGATTTCACGTGCCGGGGGTCCCGGTCGCTATGACCAGAGCTATGAAGCGGATGCGGTGGATTATCCGTATGGGTTCGTCAGGTGGACGGAGGGACGGAACCTTGCGGAATACATCCGTCTTGTAAGTGAGAAGAGGATTGATGTAACCCCGTTTATCCAGGAGGTCGTAGGGTTCAGCGAGGTGACGGGAGTGTTCTCGGAGCTGATGGATAAAAAGACGTCCACGCTGACGAAAGTGATTGATTACGCGAAGTAAGGTGGGATGGTATGAAGGATAACATTACGATTGGGCTGATCGGACTGGGGGCGATTGCCGTCTCCAGTCATCTTGTCCATCTGAAGGAACATCCCGCGGCAACGATTGCGGCGGTCGTGGACATGGATGTGGAAAGGGCAAAAGCCATCGCGGAACGTCATGGAATTCCGCGATTTTACGGAGATATGGATGCCATGATCGCTGACGGAGGGATCGATGCCGTCATGATCTGTACTCCGAACAGTTCGCATATCCCCCTTGCCAGGAAAGCGGCGGAGAAGGGCATCCACGTATTTGTGGAAAAGCCGATCGGGACGGAGCTTGCCGAAGTGGAAGGATATCTGGCCCTTGCAAAGGAGAATGGGGCTCTGACGATGGTCGGGATGACCCACCGCTTCCGGAAGGACGTGAAGATCCTAAAGGGCATGGTGGAGGAACAGGGGCTTGGGGACATCCACTACATGAAGGCGAAG from Rossellomorea marisflavi includes the following:
- a CDS encoding dihydrodipicolinate synthase family protein encodes the protein MKEAARKALREGAFIPAHPLALQEDRTLDEAGQRALTRYYIEAGVGGIAVGVHTTQFEIRDRQFNLYERVLQLAIEECEAAKVQDSFIRIAGVCGPVEQALHEATVAKKLGYDLVLLSMGGLGHLSEKQLLERTEKIASVIPVFGFYLQPAVGGRILSYGFWEKFSEIPGVYAIKIAPFDRYLTLDVVRAVVHSTRSEDIALYTGNDDNIVMDLLTPFRFDVNGTVVEKQIVGGLLGHWSVWTERAVAMFREIKEARGTGVIPVHFLPLSQEVTDANGAFFDARNGFKGSIAGINQVLAAQGILKGRWCLMEHEELSPGQLDEIDRVTRMYPHLKDDAFVQANVERWRQIP
- a CDS encoding NAD-dependent epimerase/dehydratase family protein, encoding MKTIEELEAFLTIPSDGLVKDIAGLEGDIMIAGVGGKMGPTLAKLVKKAVDRSGVEKVVYGVSRFSAGSLRQELEDAGIKTIVADLLNEADLESLPDVKNIIFMAGNKFGTVGNEHFTWAMNTYLPGRFAERFPDSRIVAFSTGNVYPFIDVISSHCSEHHPVNPVGEYAQSCLGRERVLTYFAHKNQTEMLFFRLNYAIDLRYGVLLEVARQVQEGRPIDLTMGNVNVIWQGDANEYAIRSLLHVDSPPKILNVTGPETISVRWLAGEFGRRFGKEPVFIGEEQKTALLNDASQAHKLFGYPKVTIQQMIDMTADWVLGGGHTYDKPTHFQERQGAF
- a CDS encoding zinc-dependent alcohol dehydrogenase; amino-acid sequence: MNKIVANRGKVEIAPHHTGELHSSHLKIRTLYSVISPGTELTIIENSHHQSITLGYSAMGVIEELGADVKGFVIGERVAVYGAPYVQHAEILHVPKTLCVKVPERVESKEAALGGIGAIAIHALRIADLRFGETCVIVGLGLLGQMIAQIADAAGYRVVACDLHDERAAMTRRSSRVRAVSSLGALEEEISSCTDGHGADAVLLCAGGKKSSLTSQSLEWIRNKGKVVIVGDIEPDFPRHPMFSKEAQLLISRAGGPGRYDQSYEADAVDYPYGFVRWTEGRNLAEYIRLVSEKRIDVTPFIQEVVGFSEVTGVFSELMDKKTSTLTKVIDYAK
- a CDS encoding Gfo/Idh/MocA family protein: MRDLQFGMLGVDTSHGPAFASLLNGSNGRGEIQGAKMVTAFPEPSALSISMERVGQFTEEVRSYGVKVTKTIEEMVEGVDAVLILSADGACHLDQLKRLVPWGKPVFIDKPFALTGVDAEEMKELARSLPVMSSSALRFAEGLTVALGKGAVCGASVFGPVDFLKERPGFSWYGIHMVEMLFRALGTGVRSVRAECDGKDYMLKGIWKDGRIGKMRGIGEGDASFGGTIHYKDHSERFVIRSHHTPFYTSLLEAIIRFVHEGRAEPPLDETVAIIRFLEALDVSLKEDRVVML
- a CDS encoding sugar ABC transporter substrate-binding protein, which encodes MTFSLLAACSSSGEKSGGKSDGKISGEITVWVHPYTGDADAEKKMWDQIVETYKEKFDVDVKIETIPWANRDQKILTALAANNGPDVFYAIPDQMPQYANEGMLMELDPYLKDNDMDDFVDTSLVATKWQGKTYGLPILQEAYTYFYNVDVIKDIGEDPEKLPTTWDEFSKWAEKAKDKGYYALSYPGGGSMNGTLYPFIWQAGGEVITQDDEVKINNDAGVKAFEYINTMYEKGWIPKDSVTAMEHDALWNGGKLLAVQGSGISLTNLKKSDMAFVIAPPLKDEKQMTYGTTGMFVVPSNSDNKEAAAEFVKVVTNAENQRTFNTVTQYIPARESAKDIFDDQEHLKQLSEYTQYALPGTIHPIGRNIMPAIQAEVQTMMSGKKTPKEAADAAAEAIKTELSKQ
- a CDS encoding carbohydrate ABC transporter permease, with translation MGKFIKYLALILLAGCFLLPFIIMTLGSFKEMQFALLDPLFWIPDDPTISNYKYLMGSGMFLRWIFNSVVITIIPVFTQMFFCAILGYIFAKKQFPGREVIFWVFMAVIMIPQQLLIIPKYIMFADFGWINTYWALIIPELWGIMGVFLVRQFLQSIPNDLEEAARIDGANDLKVFFKVILPLSVPVIATVGTFSFISNWNDLFQPLIYMTQEEMFPVTVGLASILGKEGNFGIEMAGSTLSFIPTFLIFLFFQRYFTEGIQMSGLK
- a CDS encoding YesL family protein, which produces MGGWERFNNLVWKVIHLAYLNLLWVVFTVAGLGIFGFFPATAAVHTVARKRLMGDEEFPMFKVFWESFRSEFVRANGFMIVFALIGYILYYDILFIQMNSGKLTFLVPVLLFISLSFILAVLFFFPVYVHFRLRFFSVIKQALLIALTSPVEVVMMIAGWIAVYGAVSLLPGLIPLCSVSVLAYLGMWTGLRAFSKIEGKKAGSLAKGID
- a CDS encoding carbohydrate ABC transporter permease; this encodes MTLIEPKTNSESFIAVPQKRSFGARVKREWNKNAIVYVFLIPVLIHFFIFQIFPFAFSFVLTFLDWKIIGDPEFVGLKNWQRFLEDKLAWKAIWNTVLFSIYYIIPTMALGLILALIINSGVRMKALFKGIFFLPVVTSFVIIAGIWGWLFRGTESGMINYLLSFIGVDTQLFLADSSQALLVLAGLSVFKVAGSTMIYYFAGLQSVDKQLYESARIDGASPMRIFWSITFPLLKPIHFYVAIVTTIGSFQIFDSTFLLTGGGPNYATTTIVFYLYQQGFGGLNLSYAAVLSYVLFFIILFISLIQRRYMGKETKYY